Genomic segment of Deltaproteobacteria bacterium:
TATTCGCCGATTTGTACGTGCGCAGTGGAAAGCAGAAGATCAAACGCGAGTCTTACCTGCGTTGAGGAGTATCTATGAGAAGTTGGAGTTCTTCTTAGATGAGCGCAATGGCTCAAGTGCACCTCAAGGAAGGCGGACTCGACCTCGACGGCGATGAGCTCCAGTGCTACACCTCCTGGCGTTACAATCCAGTGAAAGAGGGACGCTATGGAAAATGGAACAACGCATCCGCGTATGCTCGCGGGCTGTAAGGTACTCGACTTCACGCAGTATCTCGCTGGACCGACCGTGACACGCCTGATGGCGGAGCTGGGAGCCGACATTGTTAAAATCGAACCTGGGCCAGGTGGCGATCCGTCGCGACTGTTGCCCTTTATCAAAGAAGGACGCAGCGGTTACTTCGTGCAACAAAATCGTGGCAAGAAAAGTCTGTGTATCGATTTCAATAAACCTGAAGGAATTGATGTTCTTAAGGCACTGGTCAAAACGGTTGACGTTGTGGTTGAGAACTTTGGTCCTGGTGTGATGGAGAAACGCGGGCTCGACTATGCTTCACTGAAGAAAATCAATCCCAAGATCATTATGGCCTCGATCTCCGCCTTTGGCCGCAAGAGTCCACTCTCACATCGAGTGGGATACGACCTCATTGCCCAAGCGTTTTCTGGCATTATGCACATGACTGGCGAAGCCGACGGGCCACCGCAGTTTGTCGGCTTAGGCATGGCTGATGTGAGTAGCGGCGTGCATGCGTTTGCGGCACTCGGCTTTGCGCTCTATTACCGCGAGAAAACTGGCGTGGGACAGCATATCGACCTGGCGATGATTGATGCGCTGTACCATATGCACGAAGTGAACCTGCAGGTGCATGCCTTGAGTGGTGGAGCGTATGTTCCTCAGCGTTCAGGATCTCACCATCCGTTAGTGTGTCCAGTCGGGACCTTCAAAGGCCCAAAAGGTTGGATCGTTGTCTTAGCACTTGATCGGCAATGGGAAGGCGTGTGCAAAGCATTGGGCAGACCAGAGCTGGTGAAAGACCCGCGCTTTGCCACTGGCGCAGACCGGGGGAAAAACCAAAAGGAACTGGTCGCGATTATCGAAAGCTGGATGCAGACCTTTGCAACCGATGAAGAAGTGGTAGCAGCGCTGGATCAACATCGCGTACCGTGTGCGCCAGTGATGTCGATTGTGGACACGCTCACGCATCCCTATTTCAAAGCCCGCGATATGGTGCGGCAAGTGCCGGATCCGGTCTTTGGCGAGCTGACCATTCCTGGGTTTCCGTTCAAGTACTCCGAGTTTCCAGACCTGCCGAATATCCAAGCACCGTTGTTAGGCGAGCACAACGCCGAAGTGTTGCACTCGCAGTTAGGATATTCAGAAAAGCAAATCAGCGAATTGCAAGCGAAGGGTATTCTTTTTGTCGGGAACACCTAACCCCGCTACGCCTCAGCAAACTCGCTCTTTTGCCGAAGCGTTTCGCTATTGGTTCACACTTGGTTTTATCAACTTCGGCGGGCCAGCCGGACAGATTGCCCTCATGCATCGCGATTTAGTCGAGCGGCGTGGCTGGATTTCTGAAGAGCGTTTCTTGCACGCCTTGAACTATTGCATGCTGTTGCCTGGCCCGGAGGCGCAGCAGCTTGCCATTTATATTGGTTGGCTTCTTCATGGAGCGCGTGGCGGGGTCGTTGCTGGTGTCTTTTTCGTTCTGCCCTCGGTCTTCGTCCTGCTGTTACTGTCGTACATATACGTTGCGTATGGTCAGGTTCCAGCAGTCGCCGGAGTGCTCGCGGGTGTGAAATCGGTGGTGGTGGCGATTGTTGTTGAAGCCGTGCTCCGCATCGGTCGTCGTGCGCTCAAACGTTCAGAGCATGTCCTCATCGCTGGAGCCAGCTTTCTCCTGATCTATTTCCTGCACGTGCCGTTTCCACTCATCGTGCTAGGTGCGGGAATTGTTGGGCTGTTGGATTCCCATCCTGCGACCAGGCTCAGGACAGGCCGCGACGCGAGTCCAGGTTCTCAGGAACAACGCTTCTTCGTGGCGCGAGTGCTGATAATCTGTCTCATATTGTGGAGTGTGCCGTTCGTTTTGTTGATTACTGTGCTTGGCTGGGACAGCGTCTATGCCCAATTGTATCGCTTCTTTACGGTCGCCGCGTTTGTCACCTTTGGTGGTGCGTATGCCGTGTTAGCGTACGTGACACAAGCTGCCGAGTCGTACGGATGGTTGACGCATGCGCAAGCCGTTGATGGACTCGCGCTCGCTGAGACGACACCAGGCCCGCTGATTATGGTGCTACAGTTTGTCGGCTTTATGGCAGGGTGGAGTCGTGCAGAGAATGTTGCCCCGCTAACAAGTGCAGTGATGGCGGCTCTGGTCACGACATATACGACGTTTCTGCCGAGTTTTATGTTCGTGCTAGTTGGAGCGCCGTATATCGAACGCTTGCGTGATAATGCGCGGCTCACTGCGGTGCTTTCTGGCATTACTGCTGCTGTTGTCGGCGTGGTTCTCAATCTTGCCTTGGTGTTCGGTCTTGCGGTGATCTGGCCATATGGGGTTGCCGCAGGACCTGACTGGTTCGCTGTCGTGCTGTGTATCGTTGCGGCCTTCCTCCTTTTTTCTCACGCCCTTGAGGTTTGGTGGGTCATCCTTTTAGGAGGCCTCTTTGGTCTGGGGCGAGAGGTTGTCTAATGGCTGCCACTATCATAGAAGGGACGTGGTCCAAGAAAAGCAAAGGAGGAAGAGTCTATGGCAACGATTCCAAATGAGCAAATCCAAGTGTTTGGTAAAGGCACTTTGCAAGCAGAAGGTGTCGTCATCGATAAGGAAGGCAACGCTTGGGGTGGTGGCCGCAATGGCAAAGTGTACAAAGTGAGCCCGGATGGCAAAGTCCATGAAGTCTGTCAGCTTCCCGAAGGCTCGATTCCCAACGGTGTCGCACTCGATCGCGCTGGGAATTTTGTCTATTGCGATCTCGGAAAACAGGCAGTGATGAAGTGCGCGCCAGATGGCAAGGTGTCGATGATTGCTGACAGAGTAGGGGACGTGAAACTCACGCTGCCCAACTTCTGCAGCTATGACGCTGAAGGCAATCTATATATTTCCAATTCCAGTACTGAGGACATCAGCAAAGTGTTGGGCGAAATCACCGCACCGTCACCGAAAGGCGCACTGGTGCGGGTGCGTCCGAATGGGAAGGGCGATGTGATCGCGACCGGTATTTATCTCGCCAATGGTACGGCGATCGATCCGAAGGAAGACGCTGTCTATGTCCTGGAAAGCACGCGCAATGATGTCTTGCGTATCCAGCTCAATAAGGACGGCACGTTTGGCAAACCGGAAATTTATTCGAAGGATTTTCCTGCGTTGCCAGACGGGATGGCGTTCGATGTCGATCGCAACCTCTACATCACGCTCCCGGCCTTTGTTACCAAGGACGGCATGACGCCTGCGAACATCGTCATCAAAGTTGATACGAATGGCAAATGGACCGAACTGATTAATGATCCGTCAGGTCAGAAGACCATCTTCCCGACAAACTGTGCGTTTGGTGGCCCAGGCATGCAAGACCTCTTCCTTGCTAACCTGGAAGGTGACTTCTTCTCGAAAGTGCGCCTGTCGGCCAAAGGACATCCGTTGTATCATCAGAGATAGTTGTCAGTTATCGTCTTTTTCCCTCTCCCTCTTAGGGAGAGGGCTAGGGAGAGGGTGACTCAATTGGGTATTGTTGATGAAAGATGAGGAAGACCTCTCTTCTCGCCTTCTCAATCCGCAATCCGCAATCCGCAATCGCCATTCTGCAATTCCCCCATTATTTTACCGTCTCTGCCGCAACGCCCGATACTGCCCAACTGCCACTCCTAATATCCGAGGCGCTGGAGATGTTCCCGTCAACGGAATCGGTTCATACGCTGGATTCGCAGCTTCGAGCAACAACGCCGCACCTTTCTTGCGTAGCCGTTTCACGGTGACTTCTTCTCCGAGAAGCGCGACGACAATATCGCCGGGATTGGCCGTCGCTTGTTGGCGGACAATCACATAATCCCCTTCGGTAATTCCCACCTCGATCATACTGTCGCCCTGAACCCGTAGCGCGAAGTGACTCCCGTCTCCTAACAAGGAGTTATCTAAACTTAAACTACCTTCGTGATTTTCGACCGCCAGTAATGGTCGCCCGGCGGCAACGCGTCCAAGAATGGGGATGCTGCCAGCGATCGGCGTAATAGGTTGGATGACTTCAATCGCGCGGCGACGACCAGGCGTGCGGCGTAGATAGCCTTTTCGTTCCAAAGCCGTCAGATGATCCTTCACGCCTTGCAGGGACGTGATGTCCATTGCCTGCGCCATTTCCTCCAAAGTCGGTACGTAACCCCGCTTGCTCACAGAGGTTTCAATAATCCGTAACAGTCGTTCTTGTCGTTCGGTGAGAGGGATAGTTGACATAGGTGAACCATACTGTAGATAAATACAGTATGTCAAGAAACGCTCTTCACAACAGGAGGTGAAGTATGGCTGCTCAGATTAAAGGCGGGTGTGCATGCGGTACCGTGCGTTATGAATGTTCTGCAGAGCCGCTGATGATGGGCAATTGTCATTGCCGTGATTGTCAGAAGGCGAGTGGGGGACCTTTTGTCACGGTCGTCGCGGTGCCGAAGGAAGCGCTCAAAATTACTGGGGAAGTGAAATATCACGAAGTCACGGGAGATAGTGGCCAACCGATCAAGCGTGGATTTTGTGGCAAGTGTGGCTCTCGTCTGTTTGGCTTCCCATCGGTTGCTCCGTTTGTTGGGATCAGCGCCGGGAGCTTAGACGACCCGAGTTGGGTTCGACCGGTCTTTGATATTTACACCTCAAGTGCCCAGCCGTGGGATTATATGAACCCTGAACTTGCGAAATTTCCGAAGGCGCCTCCGATGTAATTGTTCCGTCCGTCCCTCGCTGCTCCTGGCCTGATGACCGATGCTCTGCAGAGCGGCCGTTGGGCTAGGGGCGCTGGCCAGCCGCTTGTCATTGCTCGATTGAATACAAGGAGTCTCTATTATGACCCACTCTGGACAGTGCTTATGTGGCGCGGTTCGCTATCAACTTTCGGGTGAACCCAATGTCGTGGCCTTATGCCATTGCCGCGACTGCCGACGGAGTGCAGGTGCGCCGATGGTGGCCTGGGCGATGTTTCCCGAGGCAGCCTTGACTCTGACGAAAGGCCAGCCGAAGACTATTAACTCGTCTGGTACAGCGATGCGCAGTTTCTGCGCGGACTGCGGGAGCGGGCTGTTTTACCGGAATGCAACAGTGCTCCCAGGGATTGTCGATGTACAGTCTTCAACCCTCGACAATCCCGATGCGCTCCCACCAACCATACAAATTCAAACGGCCGAACGGCTCGGCTGGATGACGCAGGTGCATGAACTTCCTGAATTCGAGCGATTCCCAACGTAGGGCACCCTCGTGACTACGAGTGCTGCAGACAAAGAGCCTCAGTGGAGCCGAACGAGATCGAGGCTCTTCACTACAAGTTTAAGGAGGAATGCGTATGGCAGTCAAAGCAATTCCCGACGGCTATCACACCGCGACACCTTACTTGATCGTACAGAACGCCACTGCCGCGATTGATTTCTACAAGCGTGCGCTCGGTGCCACTGAGCTGATGCGCTTGAACGGTCCTGACGGCAAAGTGGCACATGCAGAGATCAAAATCGGCAATTCACCGATTATGCTGGCTGATGAAATGCCGCAGATGGGGTTTCGCAGTCCTCAGGCGTTTGGTGGATCACCTGTGAGTTTGATGATCTATCGTGAAGATGTGGACGCCCAATTCCGCCGGGCCACTGATGCAGGGGCAAAGGTGCTCATGCCAGTGAAAGATCAATTTTATGGTGACCGTAGCGGAACATTGGAAGATCCTTTCGGTCATGTGTGGATCCTCGCTA
This window contains:
- a CDS encoding SMP-30/gluconolactonase/LRE family protein, which translates into the protein MATIPNEQIQVFGKGTLQAEGVVIDKEGNAWGGGRNGKVYKVSPDGKVHEVCQLPEGSIPNGVALDRAGNFVYCDLGKQAVMKCAPDGKVSMIADRVGDVKLTLPNFCSYDAEGNLYISNSSTEDISKVLGEITAPSPKGALVRVRPNGKGDVIATGIYLANGTAIDPKEDAVYVLESTRNDVLRIQLNKDGTFGKPEIYSKDFPALPDGMAFDVDRNLYITLPAFVTKDGMTPANIVIKVDTNGKWTELINDPSGQKTIFPTNCAFGGPGMQDLFLANLEGDFFSKVRLSAKGHPLYHQR
- a CDS encoding VOC family protein — translated: MAVKAIPDGYHTATPYLIVQNATAAIDFYKRALGATELMRLNGPDGKVAHAEIKIGNSPIMLADEMPQMGFRSPQAFGGSPVSLMIYREDVDAQFRRATDAGAKVLMPVKDQFYGDRSGTLEDPFGHVWILATHIEDVPLEEINRRAEAAMAH
- the lexA gene encoding transcriptional repressor LexA, with translation MSTIPLTERQERLLRIIETSVSKRGYVPTLEEMAQAMDITSLQGVKDHLTALERKGYLRRTPGRRRAIEVIQPITPIAGSIPILGRVAAGRPLLAVENHEGSLSLDNSLLGDGSHFALRVQGDSMIEVGITEGDYVIVRQQATANPGDIVVALLGEEVTVKRLRKKGAALLLEAANPAYEPIPLTGTSPAPRILGVAVGQYRALRQRR
- the chrA gene encoding chromate efflux transporter — its product is MSGTPNPATPQQTRSFAEAFRYWFTLGFINFGGPAGQIALMHRDLVERRGWISEERFLHALNYCMLLPGPEAQQLAIYIGWLLHGARGGVVAGVFFVLPSVFVLLLLSYIYVAYGQVPAVAGVLAGVKSVVVAIVVEAVLRIGRRALKRSEHVLIAGASFLLIYFLHVPFPLIVLGAGIVGLLDSHPATRLRTGRDASPGSQEQRFFVARVLIICLILWSVPFVLLITVLGWDSVYAQLYRFFTVAAFVTFGGAYAVLAYVTQAAESYGWLTHAQAVDGLALAETTPGPLIMVLQFVGFMAGWSRAENVAPLTSAVMAALVTTYTTFLPSFMFVLVGAPYIERLRDNARLTAVLSGITAAVVGVVLNLALVFGLAVIWPYGVAAGPDWFAVVLCIVAAFLLFSHALEVWWVILLGGLFGLGREVV
- a CDS encoding GFA family protein, coding for MAAQIKGGCACGTVRYECSAEPLMMGNCHCRDCQKASGGPFVTVVAVPKEALKITGEVKYHEVTGDSGQPIKRGFCGKCGSRLFGFPSVAPFVGISAGSLDDPSWVRPVFDIYTSSAQPWDYMNPELAKFPKAPPM
- a CDS encoding GFA family protein, whose amino-acid sequence is MTHSGQCLCGAVRYQLSGEPNVVALCHCRDCRRSAGAPMVAWAMFPEAALTLTKGQPKTINSSGTAMRSFCADCGSGLFYRNATVLPGIVDVQSSTLDNPDALPPTIQIQTAERLGWMTQVHELPEFERFPT
- a CDS encoding CoA transferase, whose protein sequence is MENGTTHPRMLAGCKVLDFTQYLAGPTVTRLMAELGADIVKIEPGPGGDPSRLLPFIKEGRSGYFVQQNRGKKSLCIDFNKPEGIDVLKALVKTVDVVVENFGPGVMEKRGLDYASLKKINPKIIMASISAFGRKSPLSHRVGYDLIAQAFSGIMHMTGEADGPPQFVGLGMADVSSGVHAFAALGFALYYREKTGVGQHIDLAMIDALYHMHEVNLQVHALSGGAYVPQRSGSHHPLVCPVGTFKGPKGWIVVLALDRQWEGVCKALGRPELVKDPRFATGADRGKNQKELVAIIESWMQTFATDEEVVAALDQHRVPCAPVMSIVDTLTHPYFKARDMVRQVPDPVFGELTIPGFPFKYSEFPDLPNIQAPLLGEHNAEVLHSQLGYSEKQISELQAKGILFVGNT